A genome region from Hymenobacter tibetensis includes the following:
- a CDS encoding alkaline phosphatase D family protein, translating into MSKEKSTRRINRREFIKHTALVSGSMALLPSVLSSCADDDDSATQYTGDFGFREGVASFDPTASSVILWTRYTSADNETGDVAIQWEVAESNSFSSLTKSGTATAAAAADYTVSVDVTGLTSNKKYFYRFRNDRTKAESLVGETRTLPTTGQASSVKLAVVSCANYQAGLFNVYGAVAESAADVVVHLGDYIYEYGAGGYGTNPATAMLNRAHLPAGEILTIEDYRTRYKQYRSDKQLQKAHQLKPFICVWDDHEIANDAYKTGAENHTEGTEGAFEQRKQYAIQVWHEYLPARVSDKTKIYRSFDFGGLVNLMMLDTRLIGRDKQLSLADYINPSTGAFNTTAFGAAWLNPNRTILGAEQKAWLTGRLGGSTARWQVLGSQVLMGKMYIPVELLFLVAQLANNPTTALLTQYSTVAAQLAGIKVRIAAGDSTVTAAERARVTTVLPYNLDAWDGYPAEREAVFAAAGNKKLVSLAGDTHNAWYSDLKENGGRKLGAEFACSSVSSPGFETILAGNAAAIKGFEQSNELLIDDLHYLDASQRGFVEVTFTAASAVSEWKYVASLTTESTATTTGRTVTEV; encoded by the coding sequence ATGTCGAAGGAGAAGAGTACCCGTCGTATCAATAGACGAGAGTTTATCAAGCATACTGCGCTGGTTTCGGGTAGCATGGCCTTGCTGCCTAGTGTGCTCAGCAGCTGCGCCGATGACGACGATAGCGCCACCCAGTATACCGGCGACTTTGGTTTTCGGGAAGGCGTTGCCAGCTTCGACCCAACTGCCAGCAGCGTTATACTCTGGACTCGATACACCAGCGCCGACAACGAAACCGGCGACGTTGCCATTCAGTGGGAAGTAGCGGAAAGCAACAGCTTTAGCTCCTTAACTAAAAGTGGTACTGCCACGGCCGCCGCTGCCGCCGACTATACAGTGAGCGTGGACGTCACTGGCTTAACTTCCAACAAAAAGTACTTCTACCGCTTCCGCAACGACCGAACGAAAGCGGAATCGTTGGTGGGTGAAACGCGCACGTTGCCCACCACCGGGCAAGCCAGCAGCGTGAAGCTAGCCGTGGTGTCGTGCGCCAATTACCAGGCTGGGTTGTTCAACGTATACGGCGCCGTGGCCGAATCTGCGGCCGACGTGGTGGTGCACCTCGGCGACTATATCTACGAATACGGGGCGGGCGGCTACGGCACCAATCCAGCTACCGCCATGCTGAACCGGGCCCATCTGCCCGCAGGCGAAATCCTTACCATTGAGGATTACCGCACGCGCTACAAGCAATACCGAAGCGACAAACAGCTACAGAAAGCCCACCAGCTCAAGCCGTTCATTTGCGTCTGGGACGACCACGAAATTGCCAACGATGCCTATAAGACGGGCGCCGAAAACCACACGGAAGGTACAGAAGGGGCGTTCGAGCAACGCAAGCAGTACGCCATTCAGGTGTGGCACGAATACTTGCCGGCGCGCGTGAGCGACAAAACGAAAATCTACCGCAGCTTCGACTTCGGGGGCCTCGTGAACCTGATGATGCTCGACACTCGCCTCATCGGCCGCGACAAGCAGCTGAGCTTGGCGGACTACATCAACCCCTCCACCGGCGCGTTCAACACCACGGCGTTTGGTGCGGCCTGGCTGAACCCGAACCGCACCATACTGGGTGCCGAGCAGAAAGCTTGGCTAACTGGCCGCTTAGGGGGCAGCACGGCCCGCTGGCAGGTACTGGGCTCACAGGTGCTGATGGGCAAGATGTACATACCGGTCGAGCTCTTGTTTTTGGTAGCCCAGCTCGCCAACAACCCGACTACGGCGCTGCTCACCCAATACAGCACAGTAGCCGCGCAACTAGCGGGTATCAAGGTCCGGATTGCGGCTGGCGACTCCACCGTCACGGCCGCCGAGCGGGCCCGGGTTACCACCGTGTTGCCCTACAACTTGGATGCCTGGGACGGCTACCCAGCGGAAAGAGAAGCGGTGTTTGCGGCAGCCGGCAACAAGAAACTGGTGTCGTTGGCCGGCGATACGCACAACGCCTGGTACAGCGACCTAAAGGAAAACGGGGGCCGCAAGCTAGGAGCTGAATTTGCCTGCTCGTCCGTTTCGTCGCCGGGCTTCGAGACTATCCTGGCGGGCAATGCGGCCGCTATCAAGGGCTTCGAGCAGTCCAACGAGCTCCTCATCGACGACCTTCACTACCTGGACGCCTCCCAGCGCGGTTTCGTGGAAGTGACTTTCACTGCTGCCAGCGCCGTTTCGGAGTGGAAATATGTGGCCAGCCTTACCACCGAAAGCACTGCTACCACCACCGGTCGCACCGTAACGGAAGTGTAG
- a CDS encoding YsnF/AvaK domain-containing protein, whose amino-acid sequence MTTSSDTFSADAAGRLPATPSTAPLVVPIIEEHAVVHREVVESGRVRLSKVVQEHEEAIDFALQHEEVKVERVDVNRFVADEAPAPTMRYEGDTLVIPVVREVLVKRLLLVEELHVTKHQVQTQETQTVTLRHEQVQVERLAPDGTVLPTPHSQNPTL is encoded by the coding sequence ATGACAACCTCATCCGACACCTTTTCCGCTGATGCCGCTGGCCGGCTGCCCGCTACTCCTTCGACGGCCCCCCTTGTGGTACCGATAATCGAAGAGCACGCCGTTGTTCACCGCGAAGTGGTGGAAAGCGGGCGCGTCCGCCTATCAAAAGTGGTGCAGGAGCACGAAGAGGCTATTGACTTTGCGCTGCAGCACGAAGAAGTGAAGGTAGAGCGGGTGGACGTTAACCGCTTTGTGGCCGACGAAGCCCCCGCCCCTACCATGCGCTACGAAGGCGACACGCTAGTCATTCCGGTGGTGCGTGAGGTGCTCGTGAAACGGCTACTCCTTGTAGAGGAGCTGCACGTGACCAAGCACCAAGTGCAAACCCAAGAAACGCAAACTGTAACTCTCCGCCACGAGCAAGTTCAGGTGGAACGCCTGGCGCCCGATGGCACTGTACTTCCAACTCCCCATTCCCAAAACCCAACCCTTTAA
- a CDS encoding YsnF/AvaK domain-containing protein has translation MSQTVVGIFDSAAEAQNAAQQLQAAGFSLEHVDVSTGNAQSGQSSQSSDSSNYTNTSGTATEGVADAAGRTGDGIGNFFSNLFGGDEYEDTQRYSHVARSTGSIVTVHAHSAENAHRAAEILDAAGAIDVNERAQQSGYQSTGGQAYASEATTGSEGMSAKVIEENLQVGKRVEQTGGARLRSRIIERPVEASVRLREEHVTVQRNPVNRPATEADFNTFKEGNIEITESAERAVVGKEARVVEEVTLGKEVTEREETIHDTVRKTEVDVERLDGGTTDTTGSTYDADDTTTRR, from the coding sequence ATGAGCCAGACAGTAGTAGGAATTTTCGATAGTGCTGCCGAAGCGCAGAATGCTGCCCAGCAACTTCAAGCCGCTGGTTTCAGCCTTGAGCACGTAGACGTATCAACGGGCAATGCCCAATCCGGCCAATCCAGCCAATCATCGGATTCAAGCAATTACACCAATACTAGCGGTACTGCCACAGAAGGTGTTGCTGACGCTGCCGGCCGCACCGGCGACGGTATCGGCAACTTCTTCAGCAACCTCTTCGGGGGCGACGAGTACGAAGACACTCAGCGTTATTCGCACGTAGCTCGCTCAACGGGCTCTATTGTAACCGTACACGCCCATTCCGCTGAAAACGCACACCGCGCTGCTGAAATCCTGGACGCCGCCGGTGCTATCGACGTAAATGAGCGCGCTCAGCAATCAGGCTACCAGTCTACGGGTGGTCAGGCTTACGCCAGCGAAGCCACTACTGGCAGCGAAGGCATGTCGGCCAAGGTTATCGAAGAAAACCTACAGGTAGGCAAGCGGGTAGAGCAAACGGGTGGCGCTCGTCTGCGCAGCCGTATCATTGAGCGTCCGGTGGAAGCTAGCGTGCGGTTGCGTGAAGAGCACGTAACGGTACAGCGCAACCCAGTGAACCGCCCTGCTACCGAAGCCGACTTCAACACCTTCAAGGAAGGCAACATTGAAATCACGGAAAGCGCTGAGCGTGCCGTAGTAGGCAAAGAAGCCCGCGTGGTAGAAGAAGTAACGCTAGGCAAAGAAGTAACCGAGCGCGAAGAAACCATCCACGACACGGTGCGCAAAACCGAAGTGGACGTAGAGCGCCTCGACGGTGGCACCACCGATACAACCGGCTCCACCTACGATGCCGACGACACCACGACTCGTCGCTAA
- a CDS encoding PLP-dependent cysteine synthase family protein, producing the protein MTVATRVSHAIPVSFLAGIRATSAKWPTADAALPEATAAIHPPDAAHLTKAPCCLSAELTEKFNHLWHLVGNTPMLELHYHYQGQPGRIYVKCEHYNLTGSLKDRMALYILQEAYRTGEIKPGDTIVEATSGNTGIAFAAIGKALGHPVRILMPDWLSAERVNIIRSLGAEITLVSKEQGGFLGSIKQAEAIAAACPNVFLPRQFENGVNAKAHARTTGVEIWEQLRGLGRTPDAFVAGVGTGGTVMGVGSYLRSKNPAVRIHPLEPAESPTLTTGYKVGSHRIQGISDEFIPALVDLQKLDHVVQANDGDAILMAQKLATQLGLAVGISSGANVIGAIRQAAALGSAATVVTLLCDSNKKYLSTDLLRKEPVRAGYLAPEIEFTHYQPISRLSVV; encoded by the coding sequence ATGACCGTTGCTACTCGCGTTTCGCACGCCATTCCCGTCTCGTTTCTAGCTGGCATTCGTGCCACCTCCGCCAAGTGGCCGACCGCCGATGCGGCGCTGCCAGAAGCTACTGCTGCCATTCATCCGCCGGACGCGGCGCATCTTACCAAAGCGCCTTGTTGTTTGTCGGCGGAGCTAACCGAGAAATTCAACCACCTCTGGCACTTGGTAGGCAACACGCCTATGCTGGAACTCCACTACCACTATCAGGGCCAGCCCGGCCGCATCTACGTGAAGTGTGAGCACTACAACCTGACGGGTAGCCTAAAGGACAGAATGGCGCTCTACATCCTGCAAGAGGCGTACCGCACCGGCGAAATAAAGCCCGGCGACACTATTGTGGAGGCCACCAGCGGCAACACCGGCATTGCGTTTGCCGCCATTGGAAAAGCCCTCGGCCACCCGGTCCGCATCCTGATGCCCGACTGGCTGAGCGCCGAGCGGGTGAACATCATCCGCAGCTTGGGCGCCGAAATAACTTTAGTCAGCAAAGAGCAGGGCGGCTTTTTGGGCAGTATCAAGCAAGCCGAAGCCATAGCTGCTGCCTGCCCCAATGTGTTTCTGCCCCGGCAGTTCGAGAACGGTGTCAATGCCAAAGCGCATGCCCGCACCACGGGCGTGGAAATTTGGGAGCAGCTACGGGGCTTGGGCCGCACCCCCGATGCCTTTGTGGCGGGCGTGGGTACGGGCGGTACCGTAATGGGGGTGGGTAGCTACCTGCGCAGCAAAAATCCGGCGGTCCGTATTCATCCGTTGGAGCCCGCCGAGTCGCCCACGCTGACCACCGGCTACAAGGTAGGCTCGCATCGCATCCAGGGCATTTCCGACGAGTTTATTCCCGCGCTGGTAGACCTTCAGAAGCTCGACCACGTGGTGCAAGCCAACGACGGCGACGCCATTCTGATGGCGCAAAAACTGGCAACCCAGCTCGGGCTGGCAGTTGGTATTTCCTCGGGGGCCAATGTAATTGGCGCCATCCGGCAGGCAGCGGCCCTGGGTTCGGCCGCCACCGTCGTGACGCTACTCTGCGACAGCAACAAAAAGTACCTCAGCACCGACTTGCTCCGCAAAGAGCCCGTGCGGGCGGGGTACCTGGCGCCCGAAATAGAGTTCACCCACTATCAGCCAATCAGCCGGCTTTCAGTGGTCTAA
- a CDS encoding SDR family NAD(P)-dependent oxidoreductase — protein sequence MADNSKYALITGATSGIGYELAKLFAQDHYNLVMVARNQEELESTAAEFRQQYGINVLPIARDLFQREAPFQVYDQVKAEGIQIDVLVNDAGQGQYGEFVETDIYRELDIIQLNIGAYVVLTKCFLKEMVARGEGKILQVSSIGGEMPGPLQAVYHGTKAFVTSFTEAIREETKESGVTITALLPGVTDTDFFNKADMNQSKLVAEGSKADPAEVAKDGYEALLAGTDKVISGLKNKAMVYSSNLMPDDMVAANMHQQGKPVDESK from the coding sequence ATGGCAGACAACTCAAAATATGCCCTCATCACCGGGGCCACTAGCGGCATTGGCTACGAATTAGCCAAGCTATTTGCGCAAGACCACTACAACCTAGTGATGGTGGCCCGCAACCAGGAAGAGCTGGAAAGCACGGCCGCCGAATTCCGGCAGCAATACGGCATCAACGTGCTTCCGATTGCGCGCGACCTGTTTCAGCGGGAGGCGCCGTTCCAGGTGTACGACCAAGTGAAAGCCGAAGGCATTCAGATAGATGTGCTCGTGAACGATGCCGGCCAGGGCCAGTATGGCGAGTTTGTGGAAACCGACATCTACCGCGAACTAGACATCATCCAACTAAATATTGGGGCGTACGTGGTGCTTACCAAGTGCTTCTTGAAAGAGATGGTAGCCCGCGGCGAAGGTAAAATCCTGCAAGTATCCAGCATCGGCGGCGAGATGCCTGGCCCGCTCCAGGCCGTATATCACGGCACCAAGGCCTTCGTGACGTCGTTTACGGAAGCCATCCGGGAAGAAACCAAAGAGTCGGGCGTGACCATTACGGCCCTGCTGCCCGGCGTAACGGATACCGACTTCTTCAACAAAGCCGACATGAACCAGTCGAAGCTGGTGGCCGAAGGCAGCAAAGCCGACCCTGCCGAAGTGGCCAAAGACGGCTACGAGGCGCTGCTAGCGGGCACAGACAAAGTGATATCCGGCCTGAAAAACAAAGCCATGGTGTATAGCAGCAACCTGATGCCCGACGACATGGTAGCCGCCAACATGCACCAGCAAGGCAAACCCGTAGACGAAAGCAAGTAG